A window from Sus scrofa isolate TJ Tabasco breed Duroc chromosome 2, Sscrofa11.1, whole genome shotgun sequence encodes these proteins:
- the LOC100518957 gene encoding olfactory receptor 6M1-like produces the protein MIVLLVWGDYRLHSPMYFFVANLSFLEVAITSTVVPKMLANTFSLTKTISFVDCLTQSFFYFLLGSTEFFILAVMSFDRYVAICNPLRYTIIMNKQTCILLLLGSYVGAFLSILASSILTAPLPFCGPNVINHFFCDSAPMLKLVCADISLAELADFVSSAVLLLGSLLLTGVSYTCIVIAILKIPSVQGRQKAFSTCVSHITVVTLYYGSSIFIYVQPKKVTVMDANKFATVLNTIVTPVLNPFIYSLRNKKVKDSLKDSLNKYVSMLTNLRSLRSQK, from the coding sequence ATGATTGTCCTTTTGGTGTGGGGTGACTATCGCCTGCATTCACCCATGTATTTCTTTGTAGCcaatctttcttttcttgagGTTGCCATCACTTCCACAGTGGTACCTAAAATGCTAGCTAACACATTTTCCCTCACCAAAACAATATCCTTCGTGGATTGTCTTACTCAGTCTTTCTTCTACTTTCTCTTGGGATCTACAGAATTCTTCATCTTGGCTGTCATGTCTTTTGATCGATATGTTGCTATTTGCAACCCACTGAGGTATACCATCATTatgaacaaacaaacatgtaTACTGTTGCTTCTTGGATCTTATGTGGGTGCATTTTTGTCAATTTTGGCATCATCAATATTAACTGCCCCTCTGCCATTTTGTGGGCCAAATGTTATCaatcacttcttctgtgacagTGCCCCTATGCTGAAGCTGGTCTGTGCAGATATCTCTCTGGCTGAGCTGGCTGACTTTGTCTCCTCTGCTGTGTTACTGTTGGGTTCCTTGCTACTGACAGGAGTGTCTTATACATGCATTGTCATTGCTATCCTTAAAATTCCCTCTGTCCAAGGGCGGCAGAAAGCTTTCTCCACCTGTGTTTCACATATCACTGTGGTAACACTTTACTATGGAAGCTCCATCTTCATCTATGTCCAGCCAAAAAAGGTCACTGTGATGGATGCCAACAAATTCGCCACGGTCCTAAATACCATTGTGACACCAGTGTTGAATCCTTTTATCTATAGTCTTcgaaataaaaaagttaaagattCTCTGAAAGATAGCTTGAATAAATATGTGAGCATGCTAACAAATTTAAGATCTTTAAGATCTCAAAAGTGA